One Rhizobium sp. NRK18 genomic window carries:
- a CDS encoding carbohydrate ABC transporter permease — MNPAIQAVITIVIGVGGCLGYFYLSNVFLDKVLFPAKGSNAGRNINRANMIRPWLFLFPAIFALGLYLAYPVVATIWLSLTTRDGTFIGLANYTRMASEAKFWEAVSNNLLWLVIVPAASTAFGLLAAQLTDRIRWGSIAKSLIFMPMAISFVGASVIFKLVYDARPAGQDQIGILNAMWLSFDGGIGSVIVLRIVPMLLLLAFSAFVAYAIFNLIWPLVSRRPHQPDTPAWMIGLRAIAALIGAWLIFLSFRSIIELFFVEYPYGEPQNWLTILFWNNFFLMVVLIWIQTGFAMVILSAAIRGIPEETIEAAVIDGANPFQIFFKIKVPQIMGTVVVVWTTITLVVLKIFDIVFAMTNGQWQTQVLANYMYSKLFVAGDWGVGSAAAIVIMLLVLPILVWNVYSARKEMR; from the coding sequence ATGAATCCGGCAATTCAGGCTGTGATCACCATCGTCATCGGCGTTGGTGGATGTCTTGGATACTTCTACTTGTCGAATGTCTTTCTCGACAAGGTTCTGTTTCCAGCCAAAGGCTCGAACGCCGGGCGTAACATCAACCGCGCCAACATGATCCGGCCCTGGTTGTTTCTCTTCCCTGCCATTTTCGCTCTCGGCCTCTATCTCGCCTATCCGGTTGTCGCCACCATCTGGCTGTCGCTGACGACCCGCGATGGCACGTTCATCGGCCTTGCCAATTACACCCGCATGGCCTCCGAGGCCAAGTTCTGGGAGGCGGTCAGCAACAATCTGCTCTGGCTCGTCATCGTGCCGGCGGCCTCCACCGCCTTCGGCCTCCTGGCCGCCCAGTTGACCGATCGCATCCGCTGGGGAAGCATCGCCAAGTCGCTGATCTTCATGCCGATGGCAATCTCCTTCGTCGGCGCATCGGTGATCTTCAAGCTCGTCTACGACGCCCGTCCCGCGGGACAGGACCAGATCGGCATTCTCAATGCCATGTGGCTGTCCTTCGATGGCGGCATCGGCTCCGTCATCGTCCTGCGCATCGTGCCGATGCTGCTGCTTCTCGCATTCTCGGCATTCGTGGCTTACGCCATCTTCAACCTCATCTGGCCGCTCGTCTCGCGCCGGCCGCATCAGCCCGATACGCCGGCATGGATGATCGGCCTGCGCGCCATCGCCGCATTGATCGGTGCATGGCTCATCTTCCTGTCGTTCCGCTCCATCATCGAATTGTTCTTCGTCGAATATCCCTATGGCGAGCCGCAGAACTGGCTGACGATCCTGTTCTGGAACAACTTCTTCCTCATGGTCGTGCTGATCTGGATCCAGACCGGCTTTGCCATGGTCATCCTGTCGGCTGCCATTCGCGGCATTCCGGAAGAAACGATCGAGGCGGCCGTCATCGATGGCGCCAACCCGTTCCAGATCTTCTTCAAGATCAAGGTTCCGCAGATCATGGGAACCGTGGTCGTCGTCTGGACCACCATCACCCTGGTTGTCCTGAAGATCTTCGACATCGTCTTTGCCATGACAAACGGCCAGTGGCAGACGCAGGTTCTGGCCAATTACATGTATTCCAAGCTGTTCGTTGCCGGCGACTGGGGCGTGGGCTCCGCTGCCGCCATCGTCATCATGCTGCTGGTGCTGCCGATCCTCGTCTGGAACGTCTACAGCGCCCGCAAAGAAATGCGATGA
- a CDS encoding ABC transporter substrate-binding protein has translation MKYSLLMTVAAVALTAGVAGAADLKFKPGEDSKFHWDSYEELKKTDLKGEQLTIFGPWLGPDQALFESVLAYFSEATGADVRYTGSDSFEQQVVVDLEAGSAPNISVFPQPGLASDMAKRGFLTPLGKETSDWLVQNYAAGQSWADLGTYAGKDGEKAFYGFPFKADVKSLVWYSPENFQDAGYEVPQTMEELKALTEKIVADGGTPWCIGLGSGAATGWPATDWVEDLMLRTTTPENYDKWVSNEMKFNDPIVINAINDFGWFAKNDKFVAGGAGAVASTDFRDSPKGLFTSPPQCYMHRQASFIPSFFPEDVVVGEDADFFYFPAYADKDLGKPVLGAGTTFTITKDSKAAEAFIKFLETPIAHEIWMAQKGFLTPYKGVNPEVFTDPTVRKMNDILLNATTFRFDGSDMMPGAIGAGAFWTGMVDYVGGKSAEQVADTIQKAWDGIKK, from the coding sequence ATGAAATATTCGTTGCTGATGACTGTTGCCGCTGTGGCGCTGACTGCGGGTGTGGCCGGTGCCGCCGACCTGAAGTTCAAGCCGGGCGAAGATAGCAAGTTCCATTGGGACAGCTATGAAGAGCTGAAGAAGACCGATCTGAAGGGTGAGCAGCTCACCATCTTCGGCCCGTGGCTCGGCCCCGACCAGGCGCTATTCGAGAGCGTTCTGGCCTATTTCTCCGAAGCGACAGGTGCTGACGTCCGCTATACAGGTTCCGACTCCTTCGAGCAGCAGGTCGTCGTCGACCTCGAAGCCGGGTCCGCCCCCAACATTTCCGTCTTTCCGCAGCCGGGCCTTGCCTCGGACATGGCCAAGCGCGGCTTCCTGACGCCGCTCGGCAAGGAAACGTCCGATTGGCTGGTTCAGAACTACGCTGCCGGTCAGTCCTGGGCCGACCTCGGCACCTATGCAGGCAAGGATGGCGAAAAGGCCTTTTACGGCTTCCCCTTCAAGGCCGACGTGAAGTCGCTGGTCTGGTATTCGCCCGAGAACTTCCAGGATGCCGGCTATGAAGTGCCGCAGACGATGGAAGAGCTGAAGGCGCTGACCGAGAAGATCGTCGCCGACGGCGGTACGCCCTGGTGCATCGGTCTGGGTTCGGGTGCTGCCACCGGCTGGCCGGCCACCGACTGGGTCGAAGACCTGATGCTGCGCACCACGACACCGGAAAACTACGACAAGTGGGTTTCCAACGAGATGAAGTTCAACGATCCGATCGTCATCAACGCGATCAATGACTTCGGCTGGTTCGCCAAGAACGACAAGTTTGTCGCCGGCGGCGCGGGCGCAGTGGCGTCCACCGACTTCCGTGACAGCCCGAAGGGCCTCTTCACCTCGCCGCCGCAGTGCTACATGCACCGCCAGGCTTCCTTCATCCCGTCATTCTTCCCGGAAGACGTGGTTGTCGGTGAAGATGCGGACTTCTTCTACTTCCCGGCCTATGCCGACAAGGATCTCGGCAAGCCGGTCCTGGGTGCAGGCACCACCTTCACCATCACCAAGGACAGCAAGGCCGCGGAAGCCTTCATCAAGTTCCTTGAAACCCCGATCGCTCACGAGATCTGGATGGCTCAGAAGGGCTTCCTGACCCCCTACAAGGGCGTCAACCCCGAAGTCTTCACCGATCCGACGGTGCGCAAGATGAACGACATCCTGCTCAACGCCACCACCTTCCGCTTCGACGGTTCCGACATGATGCCGGGTGCCATCGGCGCCGGCGCGTTCTGGACGGGCATGGTCGACTATGTGGGCGGCAAGTCTGCCGAGCAGGTCGCCGACACCATCCAGAAGGCTTGGGACGGCATCAAGAAGTAA
- a CDS encoding LacI family DNA-binding transcriptional regulator, giving the protein MNLKQLSELLGLSQTTVSRALNGYPEVSEATRERIMKVAKQTGYRPNRTAQRLATGKAGSIGLVMPVAPGHYSDVHFGEFLNGLSEVAVKHDFHFIITPAHPDEEAAALRALATSGNVDAVFLAYMREHDRRLALVRTLNIPYLVHGRSFGDPEDYPFLDVDNEAAFFDAAKLLLQLGHRRFALLNGNSYHDFAIRRCLGMQRALAERGLVLEERFTQYSNMTDEAGLKGMNAFLAVPASERPTAVLCASTVLALGAVRAIGEAGLTLGQDISLIAHDDELPMLKPENFRVPLTTTRSSLRAAGSRIAERLIGRIAGDMSAPDHELWKAELIVRASTGPAP; this is encoded by the coding sequence TTGAACCTGAAGCAGCTGTCCGAGCTTCTCGGACTGTCGCAAACCACCGTCAGCAGGGCTCTCAACGGCTATCCCGAAGTGAGCGAGGCGACGCGCGAGCGCATCATGAAGGTGGCCAAGCAGACCGGCTACCGCCCGAACCGGACGGCTCAGCGTCTGGCGACCGGCAAGGCCGGCTCGATCGGCCTGGTGATGCCGGTGGCACCCGGCCATTATTCGGACGTGCATTTCGGCGAGTTCCTCAACGGCCTGTCCGAGGTGGCCGTCAAACACGATTTCCATTTCATCATCACCCCCGCACATCCGGACGAAGAAGCGGCAGCACTCAGGGCGCTGGCAACGAGCGGCAACGTGGATGCGGTGTTCCTCGCCTACATGCGCGAGCACGACAGGCGGCTGGCGCTGGTGCGCACGTTGAACATTCCCTACCTGGTTCACGGCCGCTCGTTCGGCGACCCGGAGGACTATCCCTTCCTTGATGTCGACAACGAGGCCGCCTTCTTCGACGCGGCGAAGCTGCTGCTGCAGCTTGGTCACCGGCGCTTCGCCCTATTGAACGGCAACAGCTATCACGATTTCGCCATCCGCCGCTGTCTCGGGATGCAGCGCGCGCTGGCGGAGCGGGGGCTGGTACTGGAAGAGCGTTTCACCCAGTACTCCAACATGACCGACGAGGCCGGACTGAAGGGAATGAACGCGTTTCTCGCCGTGCCCGCCTCGGAGCGGCCGACGGCCGTTCTGTGTGCCAGTACCGTGCTGGCGCTGGGCGCCGTCCGCGCCATCGGGGAAGCCGGACTTACCCTCGGTCAAGACATCTCGCTCATTGCCCATGACGACGAACTGCCGATGCTGAAGCCGGAGAATTTCCGTGTGCCGCTGACGACGACGCGCTCATCGCTGCGCGCTGCGGGATCGCGGATTGCGGAGCGGCTCATCGGCCGGATCGCCGGCGACATGTCGGCCCCCGACCACGAACTCTGGAAGGCCGAGCTGATCGTCAGGGCTTCGACAGGCCCGGCGCCCTAA
- a CDS encoding rod-binding protein, protein MADGYSTDMTLDALRAVEPAVMKVQDDIARMQLQRSSASARVQGQTFDASLDEMRQLETEAGLDHTAQNTKLGKVPETYRKFEAMVLQQFVQYMLPKESEQVYGSGNAGEIWKSMMAEQFANVLSKRGGIGIAEELYAKDRAKAQNNTSE, encoded by the coding sequence TTGGCAGACGGATATTCGACCGACATGACGCTGGATGCGCTGCGCGCTGTCGAGCCTGCCGTCATGAAGGTGCAGGACGATATTGCGCGCATGCAATTGCAGCGCTCGTCCGCGTCCGCGCGTGTCCAGGGCCAGACCTTCGACGCCTCGCTCGATGAGATGCGCCAGCTGGAAACGGAAGCCGGCCTCGATCACACCGCTCAGAACACCAAGCTCGGCAAGGTGCCGGAGACCTATCGCAAGTTCGAAGCGATGGTCCTGCAGCAGTTCGTTCAGTACATGCTGCCCAAGGAGAGCGAGCAGGTCTACGGCAGCGGCAATGCCGGCGAGATCTGGAAGAGCATGATGGCCGAACAGTTTGCCAACGTCCTCTCCAAGCGCGGCGGCATCGGCATTGCCGAGGAACTTTACGCCAAGGATCGGGCCAAGGCCCAGAACAACACCAGTGAATGA